Proteins encoded within one genomic window of Sulfolobales archaeon:
- the albA gene encoding DNA-binding protein Alba: MSQVPSNTVLVGKKPVMNYVLAVLTLLNQGFDRIVVKARGRAITKAVDAVEILRNRFLKDKVRIESVKIDSEEITRQDGKKARVSVIEIQVAKSS; encoded by the coding sequence ATGAGTCAAGTACCGAGCAACACAGTGCTAGTAGGTAAAAAACCTGTAATGAACTACGTACTAGCAGTCTTAACATTATTAAATCAAGGTTTTGACAGAATAGTTGTAAAAGCTAGAGGAAGAGCCATAACAAAAGCTGTTGACGCGGTCGAGATACTTAGAAACAGATTCCTCAAAGACAAGGTTAGGATAGAATCTGTAAAGATAGACAGTGAAGAGATAACAAGGCAGGATGGTAAGAAGGCTAGAGTATCAGTAATAGAGATACAAGTTGCCAAAAGCAGTTGA
- a CDS encoding 50S ribosomal protein L11, translated as MPGVRVIRAEVPAGKATISPQLGPAIQQLGLDPSKVIEDINKATKPYEGYNVKVRVVVDLDTLKYDIIVDLPTTTELLLKAANISEPSGDPKNKKVGNIPLESIIKVAIFKKRELNAKSLKAAVKTILGTARSIGLTVNNKDPKELIRELDEGVYDSILKSYEDKWFSS; from the coding sequence ATGCCTGGTGTGAGGGTTATAAGAGCTGAGGTGCCAGCTGGTAAGGCTACCATATCTCCTCAGTTAGGTCCTGCGATACAACAGCTAGGATTAGATCCTTCTAAAGTTATTGAGGATATAAATAAAGCTACAAAACCTTATGAAGGTTATAATGTTAAGGTTAGGGTGGTAGTGGATCTTGATACGCTTAAATATGACATCATAGTCGACCTACCTACTACAACAGAGCTTCTTCTAAAGGCTGCAAATATTTCAGAGCCTTCTGGAGATCCTAAAAATAAGAAGGTAGGTAATATACCTCTTGAAAGTATCATTAAGGTAGCTATATTTAAGAAGAGAGAGTTGAACGCAAAAAGTCTTAAAGCTGCCGTAAAAACAATACTTGGGACAGCGAGATCTATAGGACTTACAGTTAATAATAAAGATCCTAAGGAATTAATTAGGGAGTTAGATGAGGGTGTATATGATAGCATACTTAAAAGTTATGAAGATAAGTGGTTTAGTAGTTGA
- a CDS encoding 50S ribosomal protein L1 — protein sequence MIEKEVLIKSITEALQIGAGRKFKQGVDLQIIFRGLDPKSPEARFRDAVFLPKGLGKKPKICVVAEGDMALKAREIADMLFMREDLQNLDKKKTKKIASECDWILVRTDLMSLVGRILGPALGPRGKAPIPVPANADIASMINYYRSATRLRNKEQLFVSCRVGSEDMSPEDIAENIIAVLNYVENKIKQPLDQVVEYMVIKTTMGPPVRVSMR from the coding sequence ATGATCGAGAAAGAAGTACTTATCAAGAGCATTACCGAAGCTCTACAAATTGGTGCAGGAAGAAAATTTAAACAAGGAGTTGATCTGCAGATAATATTCAGAGGATTAGATCCGAAGTCTCCTGAGGCTAGGTTTAGAGATGCAGTCTTCCTTCCCAAAGGCCTTGGTAAGAAGCCTAAGATATGTGTTGTAGCAGAGGGAGACATGGCTTTGAAGGCTAGAGAAATAGCTGACATGCTTTTCATGAGAGAAGATCTTCAGAATCTCGATAAGAAGAAAACAAAAAAGATCGCATCAGAGTGTGATTGGATTCTCGTGAGAACAGATCTTATGAGTCTAGTTGGCAGGATCCTAGGACCAGCTCTAGGACCTAGAGGCAAGGCTCCTATTCCGGTGCCTGCTAACGCCGATATAGCATCTATGATAAATTACTATAGATCTGCCACAAGGCTTAGGAATAAGGAGCAGCTTTTTGTATCATGTAGGGTGGGGTCTGAAGATATGAGCCCTGAAGATATTGCAGAAAACATCATCGCGGTTTTAAACTATGTTGAGAACAAGATAAAACAACCTCTAGATCAAGTCGTAGAATATATGGTAATAAAAACTACTATGGGACCTCCTGTGAGGGTGAGTATGAGATGA
- the rplJ gene encoding 50S ribosomal protein L10 translates to MRGRVERLYRRELKNLQKLEKISHEKRFKPEKQKMLAEAEQLLKDSKSIILLDIVGFKSRIFKDMKRRLEEEGAIVRVIKNKILAKALRDLKLKNYEKLEKYLDRPLAVVFSSKHNVFELARIVNSFYSYTKLKAGEKAPFDIVIPAGPTDIPPGPMMSVFGRFRIPVQPREGKIHVIRDTVAVKQGQEVPPELVSLLDKLGIEPVIVRPKILLGYEDGAILASQDLELDLERYITEFRDAWIRSVNLASETLAYVSPVALKLAFLKNFRRAINLAKELKVISVETVNILVIEALSNAYKLAQVIGLIGQKTPEKQEQKIEEKKEEKPKESEEKEVSEETIAEGLSALFG, encoded by the coding sequence ATGAGAGGAAGAGTAGAAAGACTCTATAGGAGAGAGTTAAAGAATCTTCAAAAACTTGAGAAGATATCGCATGAGAAAAGATTTAAACCCGAGAAGCAGAAGATGTTAGCAGAAGCAGAACAGCTTTTGAAAGATTCCAAGTCTATCATTCTCCTAGATATTGTGGGTTTCAAGAGTAGAATTTTCAAGGATATGAAGAGAAGACTCGAAGAAGAAGGAGCTATTGTGAGAGTGATTAAGAATAAAATACTTGCAAAAGCTTTAAGAGATCTGAAGCTTAAAAACTATGAGAAGCTTGAGAAATATCTAGACAGACCTCTTGCAGTAGTTTTCTCTAGCAAACACAATGTGTTCGAGCTTGCTAGAATCGTTAATAGCTTCTACTCCTATACAAAGCTGAAAGCCGGGGAGAAAGCTCCCTTCGACATAGTCATACCAGCAGGACCTACAGATATTCCTCCAGGACCTATGATGAGTGTATTTGGTAGATTCAGAATTCCTGTCCAGCCTCGTGAGGGAAAGATACACGTAATTCGAGATACGGTCGCCGTGAAACAGGGTCAGGAGGTGCCTCCGGAACTCGTATCATTATTAGACAAGCTGGGTATAGAACCTGTTATTGTCAGGCCTAAGATCCTTCTAGGTTATGAAGACGGTGCAATCCTAGCTTCACAAGATCTAGAATTAGATCTAGAAAGATACATTACAGAATTTAGAGATGCATGGATTAGATCTGTAAATCTAGCCTCTGAAACTCTGGCGTATGTAAGCCCTGTAGCTCTCAAACTTGCATTTCTAAAGAACTTTAGAAGAGCTATTAATCTTGCCAAAGAGTTGAAGGTGATCTCGGTAGAGACTGTCAACATCTTAGTGATAGAAGCTTTATCAAATGCGTATAAGCTCGCTCAGGTAATCGGATTGATAGGACAGAAAACTCCAGAAAAGCAAGAGCAGAAGATTGAAGAGAAGAAGGAAGAGAAACCTAAGGAGAGCGAAGAAAAGGAAGTTTCAGAAGAAACTATAGCGGAGGGTCTTTCAGCTCTCTTCGGATGA
- a CDS encoding 50S ribosomal protein L16: MPLRPARCYTERKKPAYTRKEYIDGIPPPKISKFTMGNSRGRYSYAIRLIAEKEILIRHNALEAARTAAHRYLSKFIGEDRYFFVIRKYPHQVIRENKMLAFAGADRLQEGMRRAFGKPIGTGAYVKPGDVIMDIYVSEKSHIDIALEAMRRARAKLPESYRIVIEELNGRDSR; this comes from the coding sequence ATGCCTTTGAGACCTGCTCGTTGTTATACTGAGAGAAAGAAGCCCGCGTATACTAGAAAAGAGTATATAGATGGTATACCACCTCCTAAGATAAGCAAGTTCACGATGGGCAATTCAAGAGGTAGATACTCGTACGCGATAAGACTCATAGCAGAGAAGGAGATACTGATCAGGCATAACGCTCTTGAAGCAGCCAGAACCGCAGCTCATAGATACCTGAGCAAGTTCATAGGAGAAGATAGGTACTTCTTTGTGATAAGAAAGTATCCTCATCAAGTTATTAGAGAGAATAAAATGCTAGCATTCGCAGGAGCTGACAGACTTCAGGAAGGTATGAGAAGAGCTTTTGGAAAGCCTATCGGTACAGGAGCTTATGTGAAGCCTGGAGATGTAATCATGGACATATATGTCTCAGAGAAATCTCATATTGACATAGCTTTAGAAGCTATGAGAAGAGCTAGAGCTAAGTTACCTGAATCATATAGAATAGTGATCGAAGAGTTGAACGGTAGAGATTCGAGATAG
- a CDS encoding 50S ribosomal protein L15e: MGRSAYSYIAEMWKDRENNELRDIYRERLIEWRRDPVVKRIEHPTRLDRAREIGYKAKQGFIVVRVRVSKGGREKPRPNKGRRPKRMGVYGYAPEKSLQLIAEETAARKYKNLEVLGSYYVAEDGMYKWYEVILVDPEHPAIKSDPDINWITHPSQRGRVFRGKTMAGRKMRGLLRSRGLKGTHHYKWKKKQKEREEKRRHEASRGSRIILPKDKYEEAVGGK; encoded by the coding sequence ATGGGAAGATCAGCTTATAGTTATATTGCTGAGATGTGGAAGGATAGAGAGAATAATGAGTTGAGAGATATTTATAGAGAGAGATTAATAGAGTGGAGAAGAGATCCTGTAGTTAAAAGAATAGAACATCCTACAAGGCTTGATAGAGCTAGAGAGATAGGTTATAAGGCTAAGCAGGGTTTCATAGTAGTTAGGGTGCGGGTTTCTAAAGGAGGTAGAGAAAAACCTAGACCTAATAAAGGTAGAAGACCTAAGAGAATGGGAGTTTACGGGTATGCTCCAGAGAAGAGTTTACAGCTCATCGCAGAAGAAACCGCTGCGAGAAAGTATAAGAATCTAGAGGTTCTCGGAAGCTACTATGTAGCTGAAGATGGTATGTATAAGTGGTATGAGGTGATATTAGTAGATCCAGAGCATCCAGCAATCAAGTCAGACCCTGATATAAACTGGATTACACATCCCTCACAGAGAGGAAGAGTATTCAGAGGAAAGACCATGGCTGGTAGAAAAATGAGAGGTCTTTTGAGAAGTAGAGGATTAAAAGGAACACATCATTATAAGTGGAAGAAGAAGCAGAAGGAGAGGGAAGAGAAGAGAAGACATGAAGCCTCTAGAGGCTCTAGAATTATACTTCCCAAGGATAAATATGAGGAAGCGGTAGGAGGCAAGTAA
- the iorA gene encoding indolepyruvate ferredoxin oxidoreductase subunit alpha gives MLGNEAIARGAIEAGVGVAAAYPGTPSSEIIGSLEEVAEDLGIYVEWSVNEKVATELALAAALAGVRSLTAMKHVGLNVAADAIVSSAYTGVSGGFVIVSADDPSMWSSQNEQDNRIYGMLSYIPVFEPENPSEAKELTIKLFNLSSELKHPMILRTTTRVSHVRGPVRLGRIAKISRNGVFKPDPRFALLPSNARRNRIELLKRWDAIKSAVESFEFNRVYGDGRILIISPSTTFSYVYELIQANSLEDKLRVIKLSSVYPVPEKMILREASHVEKIVIIEELEPLVEMQVRDLLHRERVNIEVVGKPLLERAFEMNMNRVAKLLTHTTGIAIPIVESSDREKIELPPRPPVLCSGCPYRPLFFELKKFIARERIKPIFSGDIGCYSLVYYKPFQAQDTIIEMGGSIGLGNGFSVVLPDSIVISVIGDSTLFHAGIPPLINAVYNMHPQIILVLDNLSTAMTGHQPSPSNPTRGRRILIEDLARAIGVKYVKVVDPFNAEEVRKAFREALKVVREDREVALIIARRKCALLAYDDMIKSGEEIVPYYVDLETCIGCGICYNLFACPAIIPRDDKKAFIDPEMCIGCGACVISCPFNAIKPVKQVDQEKLKKYWF, from the coding sequence ATGCTAGGTAATGAGGCCATAGCTAGGGGTGCTATAGAAGCTGGTGTGGGTGTAGCTGCAGCCTATCCTGGAACTCCTTCATCGGAGATCATAGGCTCTTTAGAGGAGGTTGCAGAGGATCTAGGTATTTATGTGGAGTGGTCTGTAAATGAAAAGGTTGCTACAGAACTCGCGTTAGCTGCAGCGCTAGCTGGAGTAAGATCTCTCACAGCCATGAAACATGTTGGGTTGAATGTTGCTGCAGATGCTATTGTAAGTAGTGCATATACGGGAGTCTCCGGAGGTTTTGTAATAGTATCTGCAGATGATCCTTCTATGTGGAGTAGTCAGAATGAACAAGATAATAGGATCTATGGTATGTTATCTTATATACCTGTATTTGAACCCGAAAACCCCTCAGAGGCTAAGGAGCTTACAATAAAACTTTTCAATCTAAGCTCAGAGCTTAAACATCCTATGATACTGAGAACAACAACCAGAGTCAGTCATGTGAGAGGACCTGTAAGGCTGGGTAGAATTGCTAAGATTTCTCGAAATGGTGTTTTCAAGCCTGATCCTAGGTTTGCTCTTCTTCCTAGCAATGCTAGAAGGAATAGAATTGAACTTCTAAAGAGATGGGATGCTATAAAAAGTGCTGTGGAGAGTTTTGAGTTTAACAGAGTATACGGAGATGGAAGGATTCTTATAATATCTCCCTCAACTACATTCTCATATGTGTATGAACTCATACAAGCTAACTCTCTAGAGGATAAGCTTAGAGTTATAAAACTTTCATCAGTATATCCAGTGCCGGAAAAGATGATCCTGAGAGAAGCTTCTCATGTTGAGAAGATCGTGATAATAGAAGAGCTAGAACCTCTTGTAGAAATGCAAGTAAGAGACTTACTCCATAGAGAGAGAGTGAATATAGAAGTAGTAGGAAAACCTCTTCTAGAAAGAGCTTTCGAGATGAACATGAATCGTGTTGCAAAACTGCTTACTCACACAACAGGTATCGCGATCCCGATAGTAGAATCTTCAGATAGAGAAAAGATAGAACTACCTCCAAGACCTCCTGTCCTATGTAGTGGTTGTCCTTACAGACCTCTCTTCTTCGAATTAAAGAAATTTATAGCCCGTGAAAGAATTAAACCTATATTCAGCGGGGATATAGGATGTTATTCTCTGGTATATTATAAACCATTCCAGGCTCAGGACACGATAATTGAGATGGGTGGTAGCATAGGTCTTGGCAATGGTTTCAGCGTAGTACTGCCTGATTCTATAGTAATCTCGGTTATAGGAGACTCTACCTTATTCCATGCTGGGATACCTCCTCTGATTAATGCCGTGTATAATATGCATCCTCAGATAATTCTAGTGCTTGATAATCTCTCTACAGCGATGACAGGCCATCAGCCTTCTCCTTCAAATCCGACTCGTGGTAGGAGGATCTTAATAGAGGATCTGGCCAGAGCTATCGGGGTTAAATATGTGAAAGTAGTAGATCCATTTAACGCGGAAGAAGTCAGAAAGGCATTTAGAGAAGCTTTGAAAGTTGTTAGAGAAGATAGAGAAGTAGCCCTGATAATTGCTAGGAGGAAATGTGCTCTCTTAGCATATGATGATATGATCAAGAGCGGAGAAGAGATAGTACCTTATTACGTGGATCTAGAGACCTGCATCGGATGTGGAATATGCTATAACCTATTTGCATGTCCAGCCATAATTCCTAGAGATGATAAGAAAGCCTTCATAGATCCTGAGATGTGCATAGGTTGTGGAGCGTGTGTTATCTCATGTCCTTTCAATGCTATTAAACCGGTTAAACAGGTTGATCAGGAGAAATTAAAGAAGTATTGGTTCTAA
- a CDS encoding 2-oxoacid:acceptor oxidoreductase family protein, with translation MGDLKELNIIVAGIGGQGQLFLSRVIGEIFMRSKIPVYISETHGLSQRGGSVIVHIRIGSMVRAPLIPVGRGHIMLSLELIEAARGVEYLDPRGVALVNRKLIRPPGQIIKISEEEIIEYIRSRVRKLYLLRASEISTKMKMPISANIFMIGSLVRLLDSVEILGESLCDIIIQDLLPKKSKDVNIKIYEEGKRELGEMLTQDDIIELKKLILRK, from the coding sequence ATGGGAGATCTCAAGGAGCTAAACATAATAGTTGCAGGAATAGGAGGCCAGGGACAGCTATTTCTATCAAGAGTTATAGGAGAGATATTCATGAGATCTAAGATCCCTGTATATATATCTGAAACTCACGGGCTCAGCCAGAGAGGTGGTAGTGTAATTGTTCATATTAGAATAGGTAGCATGGTTAGAGCTCCTCTAATACCTGTAGGAAGGGGGCATATAATGCTAAGTCTTGAGCTTATAGAGGCTGCAAGAGGTGTTGAATACCTGGATCCTAGGGGGGTGGCTTTAGTTAATAGAAAGCTTATAAGACCACCCGGTCAGATCATAAAGATCTCTGAAGAGGAGATCATAGAGTATATAAGATCTAGGGTTAGAAAACTTTATCTTCTCAGAGCTTCAGAGATTTCTACAAAGATGAAGATGCCCATATCAGCTAATATATTCATGATCGGATCTCTGGTGAGACTACTTGATTCAGTAGAGATCTTGGGCGAGAGTTTATGCGATATTATAATACAGGATCTGCTTCCTAAGAAAAGTAAAGATGTTAACATTAAGATATATGAAGAAGGTAAGAGAGAACTAGGCGAAATGCTTACACAAGATGATATAATCGAGTTAAAGAAACTCATCTTAAGAAAATAG
- a CDS encoding acetate--CoA ligase family protein codes for MYKELDRLFRPGNVAVIGASSREGSLGRGLAENILRSFPGNVYLVNKRGGEILGRRAYKSIEEIGEKIDLALIIVPASSVPEVLEDLVRVGGRFAVVYSGGFRESGREDLEKEILEIAGRGGVRILGPNCVGFIDNWTPINATFVSIERQGVPKRGFISLISQSGALGSLFLDLMSYRGLGLSKFISVGNASDIKISELLRYLSEDQETKVVGLYIESVGEGRELIESLRYASQRKPVVILKGGRTSGGFRAALSHVGALTTSPELVQGVLRSTGAHVERDLRGFIASLEALEKLPRRIGSESIVIVTNTGGLGVLTVDALEEEGFKLLELSEKHIEMLRNVIPAYMSVNNPIDLSGDSPTSRYREVIDLVMKEISPDLLIIINQPQTYAMDTENFIKFSSDLPSYGKPFIILISGGLFARDFAVKLREKGMVVAEDPQEVISMLKALRTRPSMGEKLYELAKILSKREEVLEIFKKVYKDERRRLYEYEAKEVFKIYGIDIPRGFIARGKEDLEIADLELRYPLVMKIISRDIIHKSDIGGVVLGIRDLDELKKNYDLMVESMRRRGVRIEGVLVEEMVKPSIELIIGGFRDPLLGPVIMFGYGGLYVELFRDISFRPYDATKEDILSMIDETKISIAIKKGLRGLEKIDPEKILGVLASISRIFYENPEVREAEINPATIADGRIIALDARIVLD; via the coding sequence ATGTATAAAGAATTAGATCGATTGTTCAGACCTGGAAATGTAGCCGTAATAGGAGCTAGCAGTAGAGAGGGCTCTCTAGGCAGAGGTCTGGCTGAAAATATACTCAGAAGCTTCCCAGGAAATGTTTATCTAGTAAACAAGCGTGGTGGAGAGATCCTCGGTAGAAGAGCTTATAAAAGTATCGAAGAAATAGGTGAGAAAATAGATCTTGCACTTATAATAGTTCCAGCAAGTAGTGTACCTGAAGTGCTTGAAGATCTGGTACGCGTTGGAGGGAGATTTGCTGTAGTATACAGTGGAGGATTTAGAGAAAGTGGTAGAGAAGATCTGGAGAAAGAGATCTTAGAGATAGCAGGTAGAGGCGGTGTGAGAATACTAGGGCCTAATTGTGTGGGGTTTATAGATAACTGGACTCCTATAAATGCTACGTTTGTTTCTATTGAAAGGCAGGGCGTGCCTAAGAGAGGGTTCATCTCTCTCATATCTCAATCAGGTGCACTCGGATCCTTATTCTTAGATCTGATGAGCTATAGAGGTTTAGGTCTCAGCAAATTTATAAGTGTTGGTAACGCGAGTGATATAAAGATCAGCGAATTACTCAGATACCTCTCCGAAGATCAGGAGACGAAAGTAGTAGGCTTATACATAGAGAGCGTAGGTGAGGGAAGAGAGCTTATAGAGAGCCTTAGATATGCTTCTCAGAGGAAACCTGTTGTAATACTTAAAGGTGGTAGAACATCTGGAGGCTTTAGAGCAGCTTTATCACATGTAGGAGCTCTGACAACTTCTCCAGAACTTGTTCAAGGAGTTCTAAGATCTACGGGAGCTCATGTTGAAAGAGATCTAAGAGGCTTCATAGCCTCCTTAGAAGCTCTTGAGAAGCTTCCAAGAAGAATAGGATCTGAAAGTATAGTGATTGTGACCAACACAGGAGGTCTGGGAGTTCTGACAGTAGACGCCCTAGAAGAAGAAGGCTTCAAACTCTTGGAATTATCAGAGAAGCATATAGAGATGCTAAGGAATGTTATTCCAGCATATATGTCTGTGAATAATCCGATAGATCTCTCAGGAGATTCTCCCACCTCAAGATATAGAGAGGTTATAGATCTTGTGATGAAAGAAATATCACCAGATTTATTAATAATAATAAACCAACCTCAGACCTATGCTATGGATACTGAAAACTTTATCAAGTTCTCTTCAGATCTCCCATCTTATGGAAAGCCTTTCATAATTCTGATCTCTGGCGGACTTTTTGCAAGAGATTTCGCCGTGAAGCTCAGAGAAAAAGGTATGGTAGTAGCAGAGGATCCTCAGGAAGTGATATCAATGCTTAAAGCTCTTAGAACGAGACCTAGCATGGGAGAAAAACTCTATGAATTAGCTAAGATTCTTAGCAAGAGAGAGGAGGTTCTAGAGATCTTTAAGAAGGTATATAAAGATGAGAGAAGAAGATTATACGAGTATGAAGCTAAAGAGGTCTTTAAAATCTATGGCATAGATATCCCAAGAGGTTTTATAGCACGCGGTAAAGAGGATCTAGAGATAGCAGATCTAGAGCTCAGATATCCGCTCGTCATGAAGATAATATCTAGAGATATTATTCATAAGAGCGATATAGGTGGTGTTGTACTAGGTATTAGGGATCTTGATGAGCTTAAGAAAAATTATGATCTAATGGTAGAGTCTATGAGAAGAAGAGGTGTAAGAATAGAAGGTGTGCTCGTAGAAGAGATGGTCAAACCATCTATAGAGCTGATCATAGGAGGTTTCAGAGATCCTCTTCTAGGACCTGTTATAATGTTCGGTTACGGAGGATTATATGTAGAGCTTTTTAGAGACATAAGTTTTAGACCGTATGACGCTACTAAAGAAGATATTCTATCAATGATTGATGAAACCAAGATATCAATCGCTATAAAGAAGGGATTAAGAGGCTTAGAAAAAATTGATCCTGAGAAGATCTTAGGAGTCTTGGCCTCGATTTCTAGAATTTTCTATGAGAATCCTGAAGTTAGAGAAGCAGAGATAAATCCTGCGACCATAGCTGATGGGAGGATTATAGCTTTGGATGCTAGGATTGTTTTAGACTAG
- a CDS encoding dihydropteroate synthase-like protein, translating to MRILVVTSRLAEQLIKEIVDSIKLRNSDKDLKIDVIASKIPVAALMTSRDLRDLLGALGERIHEYDLIITPGLLIGDIGPVCREYGVKCFKGSRYAGDLPRVIDIVLKGDELSTIRPADEFIDGMAGMENTREILLERAVEAFKLRDLRIPAKPPPILIASEVVVEGDMERDLKNIDRVVNNKCDILIIGTDVTSNKPEYIRDLFRVLYKRLSIPIAIDSLNIEEIEEAVREGASIVMNISRSFEHWIERILSISRDIGFVIVPEDVGSGRASERAEACVREYEYFSRKGLDKIILDPIIPFPLFGSIEAIYSISLVKRSLEKVPLLLGAGNIYELIDSDPVGSISLLAVFGVEVGASIMLVTEESWKSRDATRYARDSSEITARAFIRRSPPIDVGLDLYIAKSKKPPDRIMIPHDRDILVEEKIPPTKLDRKRFFVIQPDYDNKLIEVYIFLGDPEKALYRLRGRDPRSLGRKALRLAKIEDPEHAFYLGLELARAYEALRTGRAYTQDEELRSG from the coding sequence ATGAGAATATTAGTAGTCACATCAAGACTCGCAGAACAGCTGATCAAGGAGATAGTAGACAGCATCAAGCTGAGAAACTCAGACAAAGATTTAAAGATAGATGTTATAGCCTCGAAGATCCCTGTAGCTGCTCTCATGACCTCAAGAGATCTAAGAGATCTGTTAGGAGCATTAGGCGAAAGAATTCACGAGTATGATCTGATTATAACTCCTGGTCTACTTATAGGTGATATAGGACCTGTGTGTAGAGAGTATGGTGTTAAATGTTTTAAGGGAAGTAGATATGCAGGAGATCTTCCTAGGGTTATAGATATAGTTTTAAAAGGAGACGAGCTTTCAACGATAAGACCTGCAGATGAATTCATAGACGGTATGGCGGGGATGGAGAATACTAGAGAGATACTCTTAGAAAGAGCTGTAGAAGCATTTAAATTAAGAGATCTTAGAATACCTGCCAAGCCTCCTCCTATACTTATAGCTTCTGAAGTTGTTGTAGAAGGAGATATGGAGAGAGATCTTAAGAATATAGATAGGGTGGTGAATAATAAGTGTGATATTCTCATCATAGGCACTGATGTGACAAGTAATAAACCCGAGTATATAAGAGATCTTTTTAGAGTTTTGTATAAGAGATTGAGCATACCAATCGCCATAGATTCTCTTAATATAGAAGAGATCGAAGAAGCTGTGAGAGAAGGTGCTTCAATTGTTATGAATATAAGCAGAAGTTTTGAACACTGGATTGAAAGAATCCTCAGTATAAGCAGAGATATAGGTTTTGTCATAGTCCCGGAAGACGTAGGAAGCGGTAGAGCTAGTGAGAGAGCTGAGGCTTGTGTTAGAGAATATGAGTATTTCTCTCGAAAAGGTTTAGATAAGATCATCTTGGATCCTATTATTCCATTCCCCCTCTTCGGATCTATAGAAGCCATATACTCTATCTCACTAGTTAAGAGAAGCTTGGAAAAAGTACCGTTGCTCTTGGGAGCTGGTAATATATACGAATTAATAGATAGCGATCCTGTAGGATCTATATCTCTTCTAGCAGTATTCGGTGTTGAAGTTGGAGCTTCTATAATGCTTGTCACTGAGGAGAGCTGGAAAAGCAGAGATGCTACTAGGTATGCTAGAGATAGTTCTGAAATTACCGCCAGAGCTTTTATCAGAAGATCTCCTCCTATAGATGTTGGCTTAGATCTTTATATTGCTAAGAGTAAGAAGCCTCCTGATAGAATTATGATACCCCATGATAGAGATATCCTCGTGGAAGAAAAGATCCCTCCAACTAAACTTGATAGAAAAAGATTCTTCGTAATACAACCCGACTATGATAATAAGCTTATCGAAGTGTACATATTTCTAGGAGATCCTGAGAAGGCATTATACAGATTAAGAGGAAGAGATCCTAGAAGCCTCGGGAGAAAAGCTCTAAGACTAGCTAAAATAGAAGATCCTGAACATGCATTCTATCTAGGATTAGAACTTGCAAGAGCATATGAAGCTCTTAGAACAGGAAGAGCATATACACAGGATGAAGAGCTTAGATCCGGTTAG
- a CDS encoding ribonuclease P Rpr2/Rpp21/SNM1 subunit → MRRRRYILRDLVIQRSLILLDLAFKWLSEDRVDLSRNAIRHIENLRRETNVRIPFHLRRFYCRKCFTPLIPGRTSRVRIKNSGKHLVRIVTCLSCGYVYRLELERDSRFKTS, encoded by the coding sequence ATGAGAAGAAGAAGATACATCTTAAGAGATCTGGTTATTCAGAGAAGTCTGATACTCCTAGATCTAGCGTTCAAATGGCTTTCAGAAGACAGAGTAGATCTCTCTAGAAACGCTATAAGACATATTGAGAATCTTAGAAGAGAAACTAATGTAAGAATACCTTTCCATCTGAGGAGATTTTATTGTAGAAAATGTTTCACTCCACTTATACCAGGAAGAACTTCTAGAGTGAGAATTAAGAATAGCGGAAAGCATCTAGTCAGAATAGTCACATGTCTCAGCTGTGGCTATGTGTACAGGCTTGAATTAGAAAGAGATTCTCGATTTAAAACTTCTTAA